The Nitrospira sp. genome includes a region encoding these proteins:
- the murJ gene encoding murein biosynthesis integral membrane protein MurJ has protein sequence MSEPTVSPAAPPKPQDENQAVIKSAGIIGVATFSSRILGFIRDMLIARLFGATPAADAFFVAYRIPNLLRELFAEGSMSAAFIPVFTEYHTLKSKQDAWELASAAFTTLLTIVTGIALIGIMGSAGIVWLLAPGFHDDPTRLEMTAMLTRIMFPYLIFISLAALAMGVLNSLRAFAAPAFSPVFFNLFIIGCALFLAPTMPEPIIGVAIGVVAGGAAQFAMQLPGLRRRGMLFGFIFNPGHPGVRKIGRLMIPSLLGLSVTQINITVSTILGSFFVGGPTYLFYGMRLIQFPLGIFGVALVTAILPTLSAQAARGALDELRTTLGFGLRMIIFIMLPAMVGLIVLRTPIVHLVFEHGTFTAHDTAETAFAVLCYSVGLWAFGGVRIIVSAFYSLKDTTTPVISATIAVVANILFSLVLMSRLGAAGLALATALAAMVNGGILVAVLNRRLGGVDWYSVLRSASRVVIGCIPIILACWWVAGAQVWTDPGEWIAKTAMLMGAVGASIGGYLGVHALFRSEELGVLWSIVRKKLGRVLG, from the coding sequence ATGTCAGAGCCGACCGTCTCCCCCGCTGCACCCCCGAAACCGCAGGACGAGAATCAGGCCGTCATCAAATCAGCTGGTATCATCGGCGTCGCCACGTTTTCCAGCCGTATCCTTGGGTTTATCCGGGACATGCTCATCGCACGACTCTTTGGTGCGACTCCAGCGGCGGATGCGTTTTTTGTCGCCTATCGGATTCCGAATCTGCTCCGCGAGCTTTTTGCCGAGGGCTCGATGTCAGCTGCGTTTATTCCGGTCTTCACTGAATACCACACGTTGAAATCGAAACAGGATGCGTGGGAATTGGCGAGTGCCGCCTTCACGACATTACTGACGATCGTGACGGGCATTGCTCTCATCGGGATTATGGGATCGGCAGGTATTGTGTGGCTTCTGGCACCGGGATTTCATGACGATCCGACCCGGTTAGAAATGACCGCGATGCTCACTCGCATCATGTTCCCCTATCTCATTTTTATCAGTTTGGCGGCGCTGGCCATGGGAGTGCTCAACTCTCTACGGGCCTTCGCGGCTCCGGCGTTTTCACCGGTCTTTTTTAATCTGTTCATCATCGGGTGCGCCCTGTTCTTAGCCCCGACCATGCCGGAACCCATCATCGGTGTTGCGATCGGTGTGGTGGCCGGTGGGGCTGCCCAGTTTGCCATGCAACTACCAGGGCTCAGACGACGAGGCATGTTGTTTGGATTTATATTCAATCCGGGCCATCCAGGGGTGCGCAAGATCGGTCGGCTGATGATTCCGTCGTTACTTGGGTTGTCGGTGACACAGATCAATATCACCGTGAGCACGATCCTGGGCTCGTTCTTTGTTGGTGGGCCCACGTATCTCTTTTACGGCATGAGATTGATTCAGTTTCCGCTTGGCATCTTTGGCGTGGCGTTGGTCACCGCCATCTTGCCTACTTTGTCGGCGCAAGCAGCCAGAGGCGCGCTGGACGAATTGCGTACGACGCTCGGGTTTGGACTACGCATGATCATCTTTATTATGTTGCCGGCCATGGTGGGGTTGATTGTGTTGCGGACTCCGATCGTGCATCTGGTGTTTGAACATGGCACCTTTACGGCGCATGATACTGCTGAAACAGCCTTTGCGGTGCTTTGCTATTCCGTCGGGTTATGGGCGTTTGGTGGAGTGCGCATCATCGTCTCGGCCTTCTATTCACTGAAGGACACCACGACGCCGGTCATTTCAGCGACGATTGCGGTGGTGGCGAATATTCTGTTCTCGTTGGTCTTGATGTCGCGCCTGGGAGCGGCCGGGCTCGCCCTGGCCACGGCCCTTGCGGCGATGGTCAACGGTGGAATCCTCGTGGCTGTGCTCAATCGGAGACTCGGGGGAGTCGACTGGTATTCAGTGCTCCGTTCGGCTAGTCGAGTCGTGATTGGGTGCATTCCAATCATACTGGCCTGCTGGTGGGTAGCCGGGGCGCAGGTCTGGACCGATCCGGGTGAGTGGATTGCGAAAACTGCAATGTTGATGGGAGCCGTTGGAGCGAGTATCGGTGGGTATTTGGGCGTGCATGCCCTGTTTCGGTCGGAGGAACTCGGGGTCCTGTGGTCGATTGTCAGAAAAAAACTGGGTCGAGTATTGGGGTAG
- the mtgA gene encoding monofunctional biosynthetic peptidoglycan transglycosylase, producing MDEQQKASQSPIFFRPYTYDPPPLKSTGRSRIRRVFLWGTLFIGLPLGILMLSWFMTLPDVEHLTRTNPTSTALMETRQTQAKEQGRPIKRQWVWVPLSRISPHLRHAVVAAEDASFFIHDGFDWEGIKEAAKYNFEAGELKRGGSTITQQLAKNLYLSSERSLLRKAREALITHHLEQHLPKNRILELYLNVAEWGQGIYGAEAAARHHFGKPSLELTVDEAAWLAAILPSPRRYDPLRKTTFLTRRHEHILKWIDRRSSTPVSATDE from the coding sequence ATGGATGAACAGCAGAAGGCGAGTCAGAGTCCAATCTTTTTCCGCCCTTACACATACGATCCTCCTCCGCTCAAGTCAACCGGTCGCAGCAGAATCCGACGGGTGTTTCTGTGGGGCACCCTTTTCATCGGACTTCCGTTGGGTATCCTGATGTTGAGCTGGTTCATGACCTTGCCGGATGTCGAACATCTCACACGAACCAACCCGACATCCACCGCCCTGATGGAAACCCGGCAGACTCAGGCAAAGGAGCAGGGACGTCCCATCAAACGCCAGTGGGTGTGGGTCCCGCTTTCCCGCATCTCCCCGCACCTTCGCCATGCGGTCGTGGCCGCAGAAGATGCCTCGTTTTTCATCCACGATGGATTCGACTGGGAAGGAATCAAGGAAGCGGCGAAATACAACTTCGAAGCGGGCGAACTCAAACGTGGCGGGAGCACCATTACGCAGCAACTGGCCAAGAATCTCTATCTCTCTTCCGAACGGTCTCTACTTCGAAAAGCAAGAGAAGCCTTGATTACGCATCACCTCGAACAACATCTCCCGAAAAATCGTATTCTGGAACTGTATCTCAACGTCGCCGAGTGGGGACAGGGGATCTATGGTGCTGAAGCCGCGGCCCGTCATCACTTCGGCAAACCGTCGCTCGAACTGACGGTCGACGAAGCCGCCTGGCTGGCGGCCATCTTGCCCTCGCCGCGTCGATACGATCCTCTCAGAAAAACGACCTTCTTGACTCGCCGCCACGAACACATCTTGAAATGGATCGATCGACGATCCTCAACTCCTGTGTCAGCGACCGATGAATAA
- a CDS encoding S8 family serine peptidase — protein MIVTHIRRYCERCKACSAGNGFNGATLLGTFSLLIGMGVLSGPMAIALDGKQAVMPDRADQSSQPGTKPKLTRPLAISKLKASGISGTERMALATKYSVKKPVKAEYRKGLRRDVVIVKFIDGAKVREDNASTERLAKTDKATVFSRLDELKPQLATLDEYDRELLKRRNMTPADADGQMHKVREALKKRGIRHWRKVFRIDDDLLGKFRINTEIRKKRQSSDLSNYYVFHLEEGEQGELLVDRLNELDVVELAYLPPIPEDADVPPVTPSFQSRQTYLDPSPGGIDAKYAWTIPGGTGSQVKIIDVESGWNLNHEDLPSVFLNDGRIDDDDSRQHGTAVLGVMLGRQDGIGVSGIVPNASGGVVSVNRGLGLSYYKNVAEAVLIASMNLSEGDVILIEQHSRGPGNDGDCTACITSGTPRDQCGFIAMEYWNDIFDAVNAATASGIIVVEAAGNGEMNLDNERYDDRFNRIIRNSGALFVGAGDSVAHKPWCWSNHGSRVDVQGWGDSVMTAGYGSATMFKVNGADDNQWYTSSFSGTSSATPIVAGAVAAIQGIQIERNNRPLDWYEMADLLVQTGTPQTGEKNIGPLPDLKQAIAKLSPPTPENAVYETVISFNPASVDADRAVSGFKGERTNTIGNTAQVAAIERLQFGEHSDEPCYVKVEKADMVAHSISKPHAELNICDGNGPTDRSLQYVPTVTPDHDTFVRGVAACNSTTKNSTRLKGIKVYRARVEDDGSFSMISNPSTLERPNCDDTWHEPAMCPSGTLATDLVVHIRPDGKKDVFTGLSLKCRKVEVTRTCISGC, from the coding sequence ATGATCGTAACTCATATCCGCCGCTATTGTGAGCGTTGTAAGGCATGCTCTGCCGGCAATGGGTTTAATGGTGCAACATTACTAGGGACATTCTCATTGCTGATAGGGATGGGCGTGTTATCAGGTCCAATGGCGATAGCTCTGGATGGCAAGCAAGCGGTCATGCCCGACCGCGCTGACCAATCCAGCCAGCCTGGTACGAAACCGAAACTGACGCGTCCCCTCGCGATCAGTAAGTTAAAGGCAAGTGGCATTTCCGGAACAGAACGGATGGCGCTCGCGACGAAATATTCGGTCAAGAAGCCCGTGAAGGCTGAATATAGGAAGGGATTGCGACGCGATGTCGTCATCGTCAAGTTCATCGATGGTGCCAAGGTTCGTGAGGACAATGCCTCAACGGAGCGACTGGCGAAGACCGACAAGGCGACAGTTTTCTCACGTCTCGATGAACTGAAGCCTCAGCTGGCGACACTGGATGAATATGATCGTGAACTCCTGAAGCGACGGAATATGACCCCTGCCGATGCAGACGGCCAAATGCACAAGGTGCGCGAGGCGCTCAAGAAGCGCGGCATTCGTCATTGGCGCAAGGTGTTCAGGATTGATGACGACCTGCTCGGCAAGTTCCGCATCAATACAGAAATACGCAAGAAGCGGCAGAGTTCTGACTTGTCGAACTACTACGTCTTTCATCTGGAGGAGGGCGAGCAGGGCGAGTTGCTTGTAGATCGCTTGAATGAACTTGACGTTGTCGAGCTTGCCTATCTCCCTCCGATTCCCGAAGACGCTGACGTCCCACCGGTGACGCCGAGTTTCCAAAGTCGACAAACCTATCTCGATCCATCGCCAGGTGGGATTGATGCGAAGTATGCTTGGACCATTCCTGGTGGCACGGGAAGCCAGGTGAAGATCATCGACGTCGAGTCGGGATGGAATCTCAATCATGAAGATCTGCCCAGTGTGTTTCTGAACGATGGGCGCATCGACGATGACGATTCGCGCCAGCACGGTACGGCTGTACTAGGGGTGATGCTGGGGCGCCAAGACGGCATCGGCGTCAGCGGCATTGTGCCTAATGCCAGCGGCGGAGTGGTTTCCGTCAATCGCGGGCTAGGCCTCTCCTACTACAAGAATGTCGCCGAAGCCGTGCTTATCGCGAGCATGAACCTGTCCGAGGGGGATGTAATCCTCATCGAGCAGCATTCGCGTGGTCCGGGCAACGATGGAGACTGCACGGCATGTATCACGTCCGGCACACCGCGCGATCAGTGCGGTTTCATCGCCATGGAGTACTGGAACGACATCTTCGACGCCGTCAATGCAGCGACTGCGTCGGGCATCATTGTGGTAGAAGCTGCGGGAAACGGAGAAATGAATCTAGACAATGAACGTTACGACGATCGGTTTAATCGGATCATCAGAAATTCCGGTGCACTGTTTGTGGGGGCGGGAGATTCAGTTGCACACAAGCCTTGGTGTTGGTCCAATCACGGCAGTCGTGTGGATGTTCAAGGGTGGGGCGATAGTGTCATGACTGCGGGATATGGCTCGGCCACTATGTTCAAGGTGAATGGCGCCGACGACAATCAGTGGTACACATCTAGTTTCAGTGGCACGTCCAGTGCGACACCCATAGTCGCGGGCGCAGTGGCTGCTATCCAGGGAATACAAATAGAGAGGAACAATCGCCCGCTTGATTGGTACGAGATGGCGGATCTGCTTGTCCAGACTGGTACGCCGCAGACCGGAGAGAAGAATATCGGCCCATTGCCTGACCTCAAGCAAGCGATTGCCAAGCTCAGTCCGCCTACTCCCGAAAACGCAGTTTACGAGACTGTCATCTCATTCAATCCTGCGTCGGTAGATGCTGATCGAGCCGTATCAGGATTCAAGGGCGAGCGCACGAACACCATCGGTAACACCGCACAGGTAGCTGCAATCGAGCGGTTACAGTTCGGAGAGCATAGTGACGAGCCATGTTATGTCAAAGTGGAAAAAGCCGACATGGTCGCGCACTCTATTTCGAAGCCGCATGCGGAATTGAATATTTGTGACGGTAACGGTCCGACTGATCGATCGCTGCAATATGTTCCTACCGTAACCCCTGACCACGACACCTTTGTGCGAGGAGTTGCAGCCTGCAACTCGACGACCAAGAACAGTACACGTTTAAAAGGTATCAAGGTCTATCGAGCCCGGGTTGAGGACGATGGTTCCTTCAGCATGATCTCGAATCCTTCGACATTAGAGCGTCCCAACTGCGACGACACTTGGCATGAACCAGCCATGTGTCCGTCTGGTACGCTGGCAACTGATCTGGTGGTGCATATCAGGCCGGATGGAAAGAAAGATGTCTTTACCGGATTGTCGCTTAAGTGCAGAAAGGTCGAGGTGACGAGGACATGCATTTCTGGGTGTTAA
- a CDS encoding peptidylprolyl isomerase: MPGLLAGMVACIGPAISGCGERQEEPVVALVNGRTITQTEFDLRWGELSPATRSRYEKDGGKRKFLEELITRELLMQEGRRQGLDHSDVIRDKTQRYKEQLILDELLKDKLQSKVELTQAELDAYYEKHAAELLDPLKANISVMLLPNVYAAKDLETQINRGGNFAKFAQRYSIDEKTKSKGGDLGPYKKGMLLPELDAAIHTLKLGMVSGPIKTEHGYYLVMLSPLDETIIQTDLATKERLRQELLADKRRKRFDEVIADIRTNAAVRFAEAARYINTDTGKH; encoded by the coding sequence ATGCCTGGGCTGCTTGCCGGCATGGTGGCCTGTATCGGGCCGGCGATCTCCGGCTGTGGCGAGCGGCAGGAAGAACCGGTCGTCGCGTTGGTCAATGGCCGTACTATTACCCAGACCGAATTCGACCTTCGATGGGGGGAGCTCTCACCCGCCACCCGCTCCCGCTATGAGAAGGACGGCGGCAAACGGAAATTCCTCGAAGAGCTCATTACCCGAGAGCTCCTGATGCAGGAGGGTCGCCGACAAGGCTTGGATCATAGTGATGTCATCCGGGACAAGACACAACGGTATAAGGAACAGCTCATCCTCGACGAACTTCTGAAAGACAAGCTCCAATCCAAAGTCGAACTGACGCAAGCTGAACTTGATGCCTACTACGAGAAGCATGCCGCCGAACTGCTGGACCCGCTGAAAGCCAATATCTCGGTGATGCTGCTGCCTAACGTGTATGCCGCGAAGGATCTTGAAACACAGATCAATCGAGGCGGGAACTTCGCCAAGTTCGCCCAGCGATACTCGATTGACGAGAAGACAAAGTCCAAAGGCGGCGATCTGGGCCCCTATAAGAAGGGAATGCTTCTTCCCGAGCTGGATGCCGCAATTCATACGCTCAAACTAGGCATGGTCAGCGGTCCCATTAAGACCGAGCATGGCTACTATCTCGTCATGCTGTCCCCTCTGGATGAAACCATTATCCAAACTGATTTGGCGACAAAGGAACGCCTTCGACAGGAACTCCTGGCCGATAAGCGGCGCAAGCGATTCGACGAAGTAATCGCCGACATCCGGACCAACGCCGCAGTTCGTTTCGCTGAAGCCGCTCGATATATTAATACGGACACCGGCAAGCATTAG
- a CDS encoding methylated-DNA--[protein]-cysteine S-methyltransferase, protein MRQLIIFQSPWGWMGIVESSKGIQTIVLPKHSKRAVESELIEQLNEPLPRGESTRLEAARCQLLDYFAGKRQTFDVPLDLSQGTTFQRQVWRVLLRVPYGKLRSYQWIAARVGGPQYARAVGNAVGANPIPIVIPCHRIVAQDATLGGFSGGLPLKRKLLSLEGTLTQLQGSLA, encoded by the coding sequence ATGCGCCAGCTCATCATCTTTCAGTCACCATGGGGTTGGATGGGGATCGTCGAATCTTCCAAGGGGATTCAAACGATTGTCTTGCCGAAGCATTCGAAACGAGCGGTTGAATCAGAACTCATCGAACAATTGAACGAGCCGTTGCCGCGAGGAGAGTCCACAAGACTTGAAGCGGCGCGGTGTCAGCTGCTCGACTATTTTGCGGGCAAGCGACAGACCTTTGATGTGCCGTTGGATCTTTCTCAGGGGACGACCTTCCAGCGGCAGGTCTGGCGGGTGCTCCTACGTGTGCCATACGGTAAGCTCCGTTCTTATCAATGGATTGCTGCTCGTGTGGGCGGACCACAGTATGCCCGAGCAGTCGGTAACGCGGTTGGTGCGAACCCGATACCGATTGTGATTCCTTGTCACCGGATTGTCGCCCAAGATGCCACGCTTGGGGGATTCTCGGGAGGACTGCCCCTGAAGCGCAAATTACTCTCCCTTGAAGGCACCTTGACCCAACTCCAGGGAAGCTTGGCCTAA
- a CDS encoding D-tyrosyl-tRNA(Tyr) deacylase, producing MKAVLQRVTSASVEIDGQIVGQIQHGLMVLLGVAKGDDESDSRYLIDKIRSLRIFSDEQGKMNRSLADVGGAVLLVSQFTLLGSTASGRRPSFDEAASPALAMGLYEQVATGLRESGTRIETGIFAAHMRVALINDGPVTFVLDSREGR from the coding sequence ATGAAGGCTGTTTTGCAGCGTGTCACCAGTGCCTCGGTCGAGATCGACGGACAGATCGTCGGTCAGATCCAACATGGCTTGATGGTGCTATTGGGCGTCGCGAAAGGCGATGACGAGTCGGACAGTCGCTACCTGATCGACAAGATCCGGAGCCTCCGGATTTTCTCAGATGAGCAAGGGAAGATGAATCGATCACTGGCAGATGTGGGCGGCGCTGTGTTGCTGGTCTCACAGTTTACGCTGTTGGGTAGTACTGCCAGCGGACGCCGTCCTAGTTTCGACGAGGCGGCTTCTCCAGCGCTGGCCATGGGACTCTATGAACAGGTCGCGACCGGATTGCGCGAGAGCGGGACAAGAATTGAAACAGGGATCTTTGCGGCCCATATGCGGGTGGCCTTGATCAACGATGGGCCGGTAACCTTTGTATTGGATAGTAGGGAGGGGCGCTAG
- a CDS encoding polymer-forming cytoskeletal protein produces the protein MWKHEETVGGEVERGPEREREQERWVEDRRSSFSKHNGPILPDEVAFVGKDVEFKGIITYSGTVRIDGALEGEIRTDGGLLVGPEAVIKAKVTAGAVVCHGHIMGDIEATSQIVLCAPAVVEGSLTTPVLSMEEGVVFNGTLEMKPQAKAEVLRDTDANSTSMTSRPPIRLAA, from the coding sequence ATGTGGAAACATGAGGAGACCGTAGGGGGCGAGGTGGAGCGGGGGCCGGAGCGAGAACGTGAACAAGAGCGGTGGGTGGAGGACCGGCGGAGTTCGTTCTCAAAACACAACGGCCCGATTCTGCCGGACGAGGTCGCCTTTGTCGGCAAAGATGTCGAGTTCAAGGGCATCATCACCTACTCAGGGACCGTACGAATCGATGGGGCGTTGGAGGGAGAGATTCGCACTGATGGTGGGTTGCTCGTCGGTCCTGAGGCCGTGATTAAAGCCAAAGTTACGGCAGGAGCTGTCGTCTGCCACGGCCATATCATGGGAGATATTGAGGCGACCAGCCAGATCGTGCTCTGTGCTCCGGCGGTTGTGGAAGGCAGCCTGACTACGCCGGTGTTGTCGATGGAGGAGGGTGTGGTCTTCAATGGAACCCTGGAGATGAAACCTCAGGCCAAGGCCGAAGTGTTGCGCGACACGGATGCGAATTCCACGAGTATGACCAGTCGGCCACCTATTCGACTGGCTGCGTAA
- a CDS encoding VOC family protein: MSRVLFHLAFPIHDLEATLRFYVDGLGCIVGRRSKHALTLGLGGHHLVAHLVPEQPLQQKGIYPRHFGLVFLSQEEWQALADRAKVNDLTFYQQPRVRFPGTRIEHRTFFLEDPSHNLLEFKHYTHESAIFGEQDHGQVGDSSEYSE, translated from the coding sequence ATGAGCCGCGTGCTCTTTCATCTTGCCTTTCCGATTCATGACCTGGAAGCCACGCTTCGGTTCTATGTTGATGGCCTCGGTTGCATCGTTGGGCGGCGATCGAAGCATGCGTTAACGCTAGGATTGGGAGGTCACCATCTTGTCGCGCATCTCGTGCCGGAGCAGCCTCTTCAACAGAAAGGTATTTACCCGCGCCATTTCGGGCTGGTCTTTCTTTCTCAGGAAGAATGGCAGGCGCTGGCGGATCGTGCAAAAGTAAACGATCTAACTTTCTATCAGCAACCTCGCGTGCGCTTTCCTGGGACCCGCATTGAGCACCGGACGTTCTTTTTAGAAGACCCATCGCACAATCTGCTCGAGTTCAAGCACTACACCCACGAATCGGCCATCTTTGGGGAACAGGATCACGGTCAGGTCGGCGACTCTTCTGAGTACTCAGAGTAA
- a CDS encoding peptidylprolyl isomerase, with protein sequence MTTASHTSRWNPLLISVLLLLIFPNLSPYQASAHLQDRIVAIVNSELIMLSDVQREFAAEQERLSRVHRGTELAQRLKTAEYMALTKLIERKLQLQEAKAKKVEVSDGEIKQAIEQMKRQGTPLDPTSPNDIQIVRDQLLLMRVADLQIRGNIMVGDSELRRYYQDHRDRFALSEEYELSHILIRPRSSDGLADALTRARRAMNDLKQGEKFEDVAREYSDGDNAAQGGRLGLVRQGELIPIIDQAIARLVPGGISDIIESPEGIQIIRMDDRKPKRFRTYEEVHRELQELVYRQKSEDMFQSWLVELKNKSYIEIKF encoded by the coding sequence ATGACCACCGCTTCTCACACATCCCGTTGGAATCCTCTCCTCATCTCGGTGCTCCTTCTGCTCATATTTCCCAACTTGTCCCCGTATCAGGCTTCAGCTCATCTGCAGGATCGTATTGTCGCGATCGTCAATTCCGAGTTGATTATGCTGTCCGATGTCCAGCGTGAGTTTGCAGCGGAGCAGGAGCGTCTCTCCCGTGTGCACCGAGGAACCGAGCTGGCCCAGCGACTCAAGACCGCAGAATACATGGCCTTAACGAAACTGATCGAGCGGAAGTTGCAGCTCCAGGAAGCCAAAGCCAAAAAAGTGGAAGTGTCAGACGGCGAGATCAAGCAAGCCATTGAACAAATGAAACGGCAAGGGACCCCTCTCGACCCCACAAGCCCCAACGACATCCAGATCGTGCGCGATCAACTCTTGCTCATGCGAGTAGCCGATCTGCAGATTCGCGGCAACATCATGGTCGGCGACTCTGAGCTGAGGCGGTACTACCAAGATCATCGCGACCGTTTCGCCCTCTCCGAGGAGTATGAATTGAGTCACATTCTGATCCGCCCTCGCTCCTCAGATGGGCTGGCCGACGCACTGACCAGAGCTCGCCGCGCCATGAATGATTTGAAACAAGGGGAAAAGTTTGAGGATGTCGCCAGGGAATACTCCGATGGCGACAATGCCGCACAAGGCGGACGGCTGGGCTTAGTTCGACAGGGCGAGCTCATCCCCATCATTGATCAGGCCATCGCACGCTTAGTACCCGGCGGAATCTCCGACATCATCGAGAGTCCTGAGGGGATCCAGATCATTCGGATGGATGATCGAAAGCCCAAACGGTTTCGGACGTACGAGGAAGTCCATCGAGAACTCCAAGAACTCGTCTATCGGCAGAAAAGTGAAGACATGTTCCAATCCTGGCTCGTCGAACTGAAGAATAAATCCTATATCGAGATTAAATTCTAG
- a CDS encoding isoaspartyl peptidase/L-asparaginase: MTSSQAACLRAALQVGYHLLDRGGSALIAVEHTIRVLERSGLFNAGKGAYLQLDGVRRMDASIMEGEGLHAGAVASIESIVHPISAARHVMEATEHVLLVGPMATKFAQHFKLEPQKRPAPRLTLSYDLVLKRMRTTKNRHGTVGAVAVDQTGTVAAGASTGGIDQMLPGRVGDTPIIGCGVYADNETGAVSMTGWGESIIRLAVAKEICDRLRRGSTPGQVVRMVFQRLVKKVHGSAGALVLTPQGRFTIVHVTPHIAAGWWDGKGEPTVKDRFQ; this comes from the coding sequence ATGACGTCCTCGCAAGCGGCCTGTCTTCGAGCAGCTCTGCAAGTTGGCTATCATCTCCTGGATCGAGGCGGCTCTGCCCTCATTGCCGTTGAACACACGATACGGGTTCTCGAACGTAGCGGGCTTTTTAACGCCGGCAAAGGCGCGTATCTTCAGCTGGACGGAGTGCGAAGGATGGACGCCTCCATCATGGAAGGGGAGGGACTGCATGCCGGGGCCGTGGCGTCCATTGAGAGCATCGTCCATCCAATCAGTGCCGCCCGCCACGTCATGGAGGCAACGGAGCACGTGTTGCTTGTGGGGCCGATGGCGACGAAGTTTGCTCAACATTTCAAACTGGAACCTCAGAAGCGTCCGGCCCCACGACTCACGTTGTCATACGATTTGGTGCTCAAGCGGATGAGAACAACGAAGAATCGTCATGGAACGGTTGGTGCGGTTGCTGTGGATCAGACCGGCACAGTTGCTGCCGGCGCGTCAACCGGGGGGATTGATCAGATGCTTCCAGGACGAGTCGGCGATACGCCGATCATCGGCTGCGGAGTCTATGCTGACAATGAAACCGGTGCGGTGTCCATGACAGGATGGGGCGAGAGTATCATCCGCTTGGCGGTCGCCAAAGAAATCTGTGACCGATTAAGACGAGGGAGCACACCTGGTCAGGTGGTACGAATGGTGTTTCAACGGCTTGTGAAAAAAGTCCACGGTTCCGCTGGTGCGCTGGTCCTTACGCCACAAGGGCGATTTACGATTGTGCATGTGACGCCGCACATAGCAGCTGGGTGGTGGGATGGGAAGGGAGAACCTACCGTGAAAGATAGGTTTCAATGA
- a CDS encoding YihA family ribosome biogenesis GTP-binding protein, with product MKIFAAEFIKSCVDPEQFPSGDLREIAFVGRSNVGKSSLINSLLNRRELARVSRTPGKTQAVNVFLISTSDPHISRFYLVDLPGYGFANVPKTVRIQWGPLLERYLLGRAALLRVVLLVDGRVVTDQDCQTMAWLRSIGHDPLIVVTKVDKLKSHERVKTLRRIHQSFGLAEEDAVIPYSSVTGEGRDRLWGALRETARQQHGG from the coding sequence ATGAAAATCTTCGCAGCCGAGTTTATCAAAAGCTGTGTCGATCCAGAACAGTTTCCTTCCGGTGATCTCCGGGAGATTGCCTTTGTCGGGCGCTCAAATGTGGGTAAATCGTCTTTGATCAACTCCTTACTGAATCGTCGAGAACTGGCCAGGGTCAGTCGAACCCCTGGGAAAACGCAAGCCGTGAATGTATTTCTTATCTCCACCTCGGATCCGCATATCTCGCGATTCTATCTCGTTGATTTGCCCGGCTATGGGTTTGCAAACGTGCCGAAAACCGTTCGCATTCAGTGGGGGCCTTTGCTCGAGCGCTATCTCCTCGGCCGTGCTGCGCTGCTCCGAGTTGTGTTGCTCGTGGATGGTCGTGTCGTGACCGATCAAGATTGCCAGACTATGGCCTGGCTCCGTTCGATCGGGCACGATCCCCTTATCGTCGTGACGAAGGTTGATAAGCTGAAGTCACATGAGCGGGTGAAAACCCTTCGCCGGATCCATCAAAGTTTTGGACTTGCCGAGGAAGACGCTGTGATTCCCTATTCGTCCGTGACGGGGGAGGGACGAGACAGGCTGTGGGGGGCTCTCCGTGAAACGGCGAGGCAACAGCATGGTGGTTGA